In the genome of Bremerella sp. JC817, the window GCTTCAAGCAATCGTCGCGGTGGTTGCCTACCGCGGTCAATTTGCCGACTCGGTCGTCGAACAAGCCTTGGCGATCGCAGGGTTCTCGGCAGGGCTACTCTTAGGCCTGATGTTGCTGGCGATAATGATCCCGCACGTTTCCAGCATGGCGGCGAACCTGGGACTGCTGATCGGAGCCTCAACCATTTCGGTGGTTGCGTTTCAGACGAATGTCAGCGGATACTGGTATTCCTTCATTTGTGCGACCACCACCTTCCTGGCGACAGGCATCCTCGGGATGTTGTTCCGCAAAACCCCACTTCCTGCCGACATCACCTCGATCGAGGACTCCCCATGAACCCGCGTTTGTTCTTTGTGATTTTGCTGATCTGTTGCCTCCCCAGCTTCGCTCTTGCAGCTCTCCCAGAGGCTTCGCCGCAGTCGGTTGGCATGGTGGGGGACTTGGCTGGCAAGATCGACTCCGAGATCAGCGCCGCATTGGATGCCAAGCAAATGCCAGGCTGTGTGGTCGTTGTCGCGCGGAACGGCAAGGTGGTCTATCAGAAGGCGCATGGCAACCGCCGCGTGGAACCTGCCGTCGAACCGATGACGGTCGATACGTTGTTCGACATGGCATCGCTTACCAAACCGGTCGTCACGGCGACGAGCATTATGCAACTGTTCGAAGCAGGTAAGATCGACTTGGATGCCACCGTAGTCACCTACCTGCCAGAGTTCCGCGGCAACGACAAAGAAACGATCACGATCAAGCAGCTTCTGCTGCATACAAGTGGCCTGACGCCAGATAACGCGCTGTCCGACTACGAAGAAGGCTGGCCGACCGCTTACAAGAAGATCTGTGCGCTGAAGCTACTCTCGAAACCAGGCGAACGATTTCGTTACTCGGATGTCGGTTTCATTTTGCTGGGAGAAGTCGTGGCACGCGTCTCGAAGATGCCGCTCGATCAATACGCTCAGCAGCATATTTTTCAGCCGCTCGGCATGAAAGACTCCGGCTACAACCCGAGCGAGCAATTAAGTCAACGGGCAGTGACAACGACGCAGGAAGATGGTGTCTGGCTGAAAGGAACCGTTCACGATCCTCGCGCTCGCTACTGCGCCGGCGTCGCAGGTCACGCGGGCCTTTTCAGCACGGCTGCCGACATGACGGCCTACGCTCAGGCGATGCTCGATACACGCCAGGAAGGAACCGGGCATCTGCTTCACCCAAAGACTTTGAAAACAATGAACACCCCCTACGATGCCGCCGGACAAACACGCGGCCTGGGATGGGACAAGCAGAGCAGCTACTCCAGTAATCGCGGCGAGACGATGACCGCCTCTGCTTTCGGCCACGGTGGCTTCACCGGAACAGCGATGTGGATCGACCCGGACCTGGAACTGGTCGTTTTGTTTTTAAGCAATCGAGTCCACCCGCATGGCAAAGGTTCAATCAACAAACTGGCTGGCCGTATTGGTACCATCGCAGCCGATGCTTGTCTGGCCGGGCTTAAAACCGCGTCCCCCTCAGAAACAAAGCTCGGCATCGATGTTCTTTCGGCCAAACAGTTTGATATTCTCGCTGGAAAACGGGTCGGATTGATCGCCAACCATACCAGTCGCGACAAGGCAGGCACCTCGACCGCTGTCTTGATGGCCAAGTCAACCAAGGTTGATCTCGTCGCCATCTTTAGCCCGGAACATGGCTTCACGGGCGATCTCGATCAAGAGCTCGTCGACGATACGGTCGATCCCCTGACCGGTATCAAGATTCAAAGCTTGTACGGCAAGACCCGCAAGCCGACCCCGGAACAGCTTCAGGGAATCGATATTTTGGTATTTGATATCCAGGACATTGGCTGCCGCTTCTATACCTATCTTTCGACGATGGGGCTGGCGATGGAAGCCGCGGCAGAGCAGGGGATTCCGTTCGTCGTTCTCGATCGGCCCAACCCCCTCGGCGGCGACGTCGTTGAAGGACCACTTTTGGAAGGGGGCTTCCGCTCGTTCGTTCGTTTTCACTCGATCCCGGTTCGGCATGGCCTGACCCTGGGGGAACTTGCCAAGCTAATGAACGCGGAGCGCGGCTGGAAAACCGATCTGACCGTCGTCCCAATGGAAGGATGGGATCGCAGCCAACGCTTATTTGAAACGGGCTTGCCCTGGCGAAATACTTCACCGAACATGCGAAGCCTCACCCAGGCCATGCTTTACCCTGGCGTCGGTCTGCTGGAAATGACCAACCTGTCGGTCGGACGGGGAACCGTGACACCGTTCGAGATCGTTGGCGCGCCTTGGATCGATGGCCCCAAGCTGGCGAATGCCATCAATGCGTATGGCGTCCCAGGCGTAAAAGTGATTGGCATCGACTTCACCCCATCGAGCAGCAAATACAAAGGCGAGCTGTGCGGCGGAGTGAATTTCATCATTACCGATTGGAACGAATTCCGCCCGCTCGATCTGACGTGGTCCCTGGCCGTGAGTCTGCGAAAGCTGTACCCGGTCGATTGGAACGCGGAACGGCTTCAAGTCTTGCTCGGCAACCGCACGCTTGCCCAGATGATTGAAGATGCCAAGACACCCGCCGAAATTAAACACAGTTACCAGGCCGCGCTCGAAGATTTCATGAAGCGACGGCAGTCCTATCTACTGTATTCCAGCAAAGGATCGGCCAAGAAATAGCCTCGTTTTCTTTAGCGGCAACTTACCGCCCCTTAGCAGAAAACATTGACGTAAACGTCTCCACCTTCTAAAACGGTCTAATTAGGTAACTTTGTTGACCTGCCTTACGCCCCACCTGAGTCTTCGATGTCCTGCCTGAGCCAGTTCTCAATCAATTAAATTGAGATATTTTGCGTTTCAAAGCCTTCCAGTTACTCCCCACCTGTTTCTGCAGATCACATTTCTCGAGATTTCTTCGTAGATCGTGATAT includes:
- a CDS encoding exo-beta-N-acetylmuramidase NamZ domain-containing protein, whose protein sequence is MNPRLFFVILLICCLPSFALAALPEASPQSVGMVGDLAGKIDSEISAALDAKQMPGCVVVVARNGKVVYQKAHGNRRVEPAVEPMTVDTLFDMASLTKPVVTATSIMQLFEAGKIDLDATVVTYLPEFRGNDKETITIKQLLLHTSGLTPDNALSDYEEGWPTAYKKICALKLLSKPGERFRYSDVGFILLGEVVARVSKMPLDQYAQQHIFQPLGMKDSGYNPSEQLSQRAVTTTQEDGVWLKGTVHDPRARYCAGVAGHAGLFSTAADMTAYAQAMLDTRQEGTGHLLHPKTLKTMNTPYDAAGQTRGLGWDKQSSYSSNRGETMTASAFGHGGFTGTAMWIDPDLELVVLFLSNRVHPHGKGSINKLAGRIGTIAADACLAGLKTASPSETKLGIDVLSAKQFDILAGKRVGLIANHTSRDKAGTSTAVLMAKSTKVDLVAIFSPEHGFTGDLDQELVDDTVDPLTGIKIQSLYGKTRKPTPEQLQGIDILVFDIQDIGCRFYTYLSTMGLAMEAAAEQGIPFVVLDRPNPLGGDVVEGPLLEGGFRSFVRFHSIPVRHGLTLGELAKLMNAERGWKTDLTVVPMEGWDRSQRLFETGLPWRNTSPNMRSLTQAMLYPGVGLLEMTNLSVGRGTVTPFEIVGAPWIDGPKLANAINAYGVPGVKVIGIDFTPSSSKYKGELCGGVNFIITDWNEFRPLDLTWSLAVSLRKLYPVDWNAERLQVLLGNRTLAQMIEDAKTPAEIKHSYQAALEDFMKRRQSYLLYSSKGSAKK